One genomic region from Quercus robur chromosome 4, dhQueRobu3.1, whole genome shotgun sequence encodes:
- the LOC126721677 gene encoding lectin-like isoform X2 — MRKKASTDLINKNTVSEEFLEFKRKKKWGDKLTGYKCFMLYPRSLYITWGNRENWTWDCFEETGDENIEVAKLSHVCWLDVRGKLTMSDLSPEVEYEIAYVVKLTKGASGWELPIRLKLSLPDGKVQERQVCLLEKPRKQWMELNVGNFQSKDGESGEVCFDLFEHGGHWKTGLIIRGAILRPKQS; from the exons atGAGGAAGAAGGCATCAACAGATCTCATCAACAAGAACACCGTGTCTGAAGAATTCCTTGAATTCAAGAGGAAG AAAAAATGGGGTGATAAGTTGACAGGCTATAAGTGCTTTATGTTGTATCCAAGGTCACTATACATCACTTGGGGTAATCGTGAAAACTGGACTTGGGATTGTTTTGAGGAAACtgg TGATGAAAACATTGAAGTAGCCAAACTATCTCATGTATGTTGGCTGGATGTGAGAGGAAAATTGACAATGTCAGATCTGTCCCCGGAGGTTGAATATGAAATTGCGTATGTGGTGAAGTTGACAAAAGGGGCTTCTGGTTGGGAACTCCCTATCAGACTTAAACTCTCTCTCCCAGATGGAAAAGTTCAAGAACGCCAAGTTTGCCTTTTGGAGAAGCCTAGAAAACAATGGATGGAGCTTAATGTTGGCAATTTCCAGTCCAAGGATGGAGAATCGGGAGAAGTTTGCTTCGATCTTTTTGAGCATGGAGGACATTGGAAAACTGGGCTTATAATTAGAGGTGCCATCCTTCGGCCAAAACAGAGTTGA